A DNA window from Bacteroides cellulosilyticus contains the following coding sequences:
- a CDS encoding mechanosensitive ion channel family protein: MTTLGGWMNKILIGWGVDPKIANTFDETIIAILIIAVAIGLDYLFQAIFVGGMKHYTNRSPHRWNTLLMKRKVVPHLIHTLPGILIYFLLPHTFVHGVELLELSQKVCAVYIVAALAFALNGLLLVFLDFHNQKGTSKNHPMKGFVQVLQVLLFFVAAIIAISILIDKSPATLFAGLGASAAVLMLVFKDSILGFVAGVQLSANEMLRIGDWIALPNGSANGIVKEITLNTVKIQNWDNTISTIPPYTLVNGSFQNWRGMQESGGRRVDKNIYLDMTTLKFCTPEMLDTIRKEVPLMADYQPAEGEVPTNAQLYRIYIERYLCSLPVVNQDLDLIISQKEMTTYGVPIQVYFFSRNKVWKEYERIQSDIFDHLLVMVQKFDLKLYQYSD; this comes from the coding sequence ATGACGACATTAGGAGGGTGGATGAATAAAATCCTTATAGGCTGGGGAGTAGATCCTAAAATAGCGAATACATTTGATGAAACTATCATCGCCATATTAATCATTGCCGTAGCTATAGGGCTGGACTATCTGTTTCAAGCAATATTCGTAGGGGGAATGAAGCATTATACCAATCGTTCCCCCCATCGCTGGAATACTTTGCTGATGAAGCGGAAAGTGGTTCCCCATCTGATACATACCTTACCGGGAATTCTGATTTACTTCCTGTTGCCTCATACCTTTGTACACGGAGTAGAACTGTTGGAGTTGTCGCAGAAAGTCTGTGCCGTGTATATAGTGGCTGCTTTAGCCTTTGCGCTGAATGGGCTGTTGCTCGTCTTTCTGGATTTTCATAATCAGAAAGGCACCAGTAAGAACCATCCGATGAAAGGCTTTGTCCAGGTATTGCAGGTATTGTTATTCTTTGTGGCGGCTATCATTGCCATTTCTATTCTTATAGATAAATCTCCCGCAACCCTCTTTGCCGGGCTGGGTGCTTCGGCGGCAGTATTAATGTTGGTATTCAAAGATAGTATTCTGGGCTTTGTGGCTGGAGTGCAACTCTCTGCCAATGAAATGTTACGTATCGGCGACTGGATTGCCTTACCCAATGGCTCTGCCAACGGTATTGTGAAAGAGATAACCCTCAACACCGTAAAGATACAGAACTGGGATAACACGATTTCTACCATTCCGCCTTATACCTTGGTGAACGGCTCTTTCCAGAACTGGCGCGGTATGCAGGAGAGTGGCGGCCGGCGTGTGGATAAGAATATCTATCTGGACATGACGACCCTGAAGTTTTGCACTCCCGAAATGTTGGATACCATCCGTAAGGAAGTTCCTTTGATGGCAGACTATCAGCCGGCAGAAGGCGAGGTACCTACCAATGCACAACTCTACCGTATTTACATCGAACGTTATCTTTGCAGCCTTCCTGTCGTGAACCAGGATTTGGACTTGATTATCAGCCAGAAGGAAATGACCACTTATGGAGTCCCCATTCAGGTTTACTTCTTTTCCCGAAATAAGGTATGGAAAGAATACGAACGTATTCAGTCCGATATATTCGATCATTTGCTGGTGATGGTACAGAAGTTTGATTTGAAACTGTATCAGTATTCGGATTAA
- a CDS encoding DUF362 domain-containing protein has protein sequence MKRIYLYFKERIEKGEFTSRGIQVLFFWGLGLFSTIWFLVRVIPKPSRASYPCMQTAAPLMSAFVMYLLSFTGVWVSLRKLREAFRNRKVVVGVFAFAGFCFFGTLMLVENSTDMLAQTFLPAREPRMAWGKNNPVGEAKGIYPGRVVWTHAPGAATWEKGEGFWFEDRWNNQADADWLLNQSLLSLTGEKKEKAAWKSLFIYFNQQHDKGKYGYRKGERIAIKINQNNTFSHEDCEQLNASPHLTLALLRSLVNDGGVPQEQITVFDASRFITKTLYDKCHAEFPGVVYLDNEGGNGRTQSIYTADAIPYSADNGRLARGLANCALEADYLINMALLKGHGGQGVTLCAKNWYGVTDINRDFRKNQHNNFNQDRGGKPRYMTFTDYIAHKDLGQKTMLFLIDGLYGSEKVNGAPSGKWKMSPFNGDWPCSLLASQDPVAIDAVGIDFLSAEFPRMADVDYCDMYLVEAALADRPLSTTFYDPERDGTGVGSLGVLEHWNNPEEKKYSRNMGKDIGIELLYLHK, from the coding sequence ATGAAACGTATTTATTTATATTTTAAAGAGAGGATCGAGAAGGGGGAATTTACTTCCAGAGGGATACAGGTACTCTTCTTTTGGGGACTCGGTCTTTTTTCCACTATCTGGTTTTTGGTGCGGGTTATTCCGAAACCTTCCCGTGCCAGTTATCCATGTATGCAGACAGCGGCACCGCTGATGTCTGCATTTGTCATGTACTTACTCTCATTCACGGGAGTCTGGGTGAGTCTGCGTAAGTTGCGTGAAGCATTCCGTAACCGGAAGGTAGTGGTAGGAGTCTTTGCTTTTGCAGGTTTTTGTTTCTTCGGTACTTTGATGTTGGTAGAAAATAGCACTGACATGCTGGCACAAACTTTTCTTCCGGCTAGAGAACCGCGTATGGCATGGGGAAAGAATAATCCGGTAGGAGAGGCGAAAGGTATTTATCCGGGACGGGTGGTCTGGACTCATGCACCGGGTGCAGCTACATGGGAGAAAGGAGAGGGCTTTTGGTTTGAAGATCGCTGGAATAATCAGGCAGATGCCGACTGGCTTCTAAACCAGTCTCTCTTGTCCTTGACCGGAGAGAAGAAAGAAAAGGCAGCTTGGAAATCTCTTTTTATTTATTTCAATCAACAGCATGATAAAGGGAAGTATGGATATAGGAAAGGAGAAAGAATTGCTATCAAGATTAATCAGAATAATACTTTCTCACATGAAGATTGTGAACAGTTGAATGCTTCTCCGCATCTGACGCTTGCTTTGCTTCGTAGTTTGGTGAATGACGGTGGAGTGCCTCAGGAGCAAATCACAGTATTTGATGCCAGTCGTTTTATTACGAAAACTCTTTATGATAAATGTCATGCCGAATTTCCCGGTGTTGTATATTTAGATAATGAAGGAGGAAACGGGCGTACCCAATCTATTTATACGGCAGATGCAATTCCGTATTCAGCTGATAATGGCCGTTTGGCGCGAGGATTGGCAAACTGTGCACTTGAGGCTGATTACCTGATCAATATGGCATTGCTGAAAGGACATGGCGGACAGGGAGTAACACTCTGTGCGAAAAACTGGTATGGAGTAACGGACATCAACCGGGACTTCCGGAAAAATCAGCATAATAATTTTAATCAGGATCGTGGTGGAAAGCCGCGCTATATGACCTTTACCGATTATATCGCACATAAGGATTTGGGACAAAAGACAATGCTCTTTCTGATAGATGGTCTGTACGGTTCGGAAAAGGTGAACGGGGCGCCTTCCGGTAAATGGAAGATGTCACCGTTTAATGGAGACTGGCCTTGCTCACTGCTGGCTTCCCAGGATCCGGTAGCCATTGATGCGGTGGGTATTGATTTCCTGAGTGCAGAGTTTCCACGTATGGCCGATGTGGATTATTGCGATATGTATCTGGTGGAAGCGGCTCTGGCAGACCGTCCGTTATCCACTACTTTCTATGATCCGGAAAGAGATGGTACAGGAGTTGGCAGTCTCGGAGTTTTGGAACATTGGAATAATCCGGAAGAAAAGAAATATAGCCGTAATATGGGGAAAGATATTGGAATAGAGTTACTCTATTTACATAAATAG
- a CDS encoding endonuclease/exonuclease/phosphatase family protein, producing the protein MNIKQYITFSFLFAPFFFLYGQTKRDTLSFRVVSYNVENLFDCRHDTLKNDYEFLPDAMRHWNYTKYKKKLDAIARTITAVGGWTPPALVALCEVENDSVLRDLTQRSVLKEAGYRYVMTNSPDQRGIDVALLYQRDQFKLISHQGIPIPHRSGKKKFRPTRDILHVCGMLLNSDTLDIFVVHLPSRSGGAKESEPYRLFAAGQLKAAVDSIYSHRHHPQILIMGDFNDYPDNASVNKILSAEAPAQNGDSLQPQKLYHLLARKSAIRKHFGSYKYQGEWGLLDHIIVSGTLLQPDADFCTGEDKADVFHSSFLLTEDKKYGGVQPFRTYYGMKYQGGYSDHLPVWTDFRLIY; encoded by the coding sequence ATGAACATTAAACAATATATCACCTTTTCATTTCTGTTCGCTCCTTTTTTCTTCCTCTACGGACAAACGAAGAGAGATACTCTCTCTTTTCGCGTCGTCAGCTATAACGTTGAAAACTTATTCGATTGCCGCCACGATACGCTAAAGAATGATTACGAGTTTCTACCCGACGCGATGCGCCACTGGAATTATACGAAATATAAGAAGAAACTGGATGCCATAGCCCGCACGATCACAGCCGTAGGTGGTTGGACTCCGCCTGCACTCGTAGCCCTTTGCGAAGTAGAAAACGACAGCGTATTGCGCGATCTGACCCAGCGTTCGGTTCTTAAGGAAGCCGGATACCGCTATGTAATGACCAACTCACCCGACCAGCGCGGAATTGATGTGGCACTGCTCTATCAGAGAGATCAGTTCAAATTGATTTCCCATCAGGGTATTCCCATACCTCACAGATCCGGCAAAAAGAAATTCCGCCCTACACGGGATATACTGCACGTCTGCGGAATGTTGCTGAACAGCGATACCCTGGACATCTTTGTTGTACATCTTCCATCCCGTTCAGGAGGTGCAAAGGAGAGTGAACCCTACCGTCTATTTGCTGCCGGACAGCTGAAAGCCGCGGTAGACAGTATCTATTCCCATCGGCATCATCCGCAAATTCTTATCATGGGAGACTTCAATGATTATCCCGATAATGCATCCGTCAACAAAATACTCTCAGCAGAAGCACCAGCCCAGAACGGTGACAGCCTGCAACCGCAAAAGCTCTATCACTTACTTGCCCGCAAGAGCGCAATTCGAAAGCACTTCGGCAGTTACAAATATCAGGGTGAATGGGGATTACTGGATCATATCATCGTGTCCGGCACTCTTCTTCAACCGGATGCGGATTTCTGCACCGGCGAGGATAAGGCTGATGTATTTCATTCTTCGTTCCTATTGACGGAAGATAAAAAGTATGGCGGTGTACAGCCATTCCGCACTTACTACGGGATGAAGTATCAAGGTGGTTACAGCGATCACCTCCCTGTATGGACGGATTTCCGGCTCATTTATTAA
- a CDS encoding aminoacyl-histidine dipeptidase has product MEKNELKPAGVFHYFDEICQVPRPSKKEEKMIAYLKAFSEKHKLETLVDEAGNVLIKKPATPGMENRKTVVLQSHIDMVCEKNNDVQHDFLTDPIETVIEGEWLKAKGTTLGADNGIGVATELAILADDSIQHGPLECLFTVDEETGLTGAFALKEGFMNGDILLNLDSEDEGELFIGCAGGIDSVAEFTYKEVDVPAGYFCCKVQVKGLKGGHSGGDIHLGLGNANKILNRFLSQTFQKYDMYLCEIDGGNLRNAIAREAHAVIAIPEDYKHDLRADLNIFAAEVQAEYAVVDPGLQLILESENTRAKAIDKDTTKRLLQSLYACPHGVYAMSQDIPGLVETSTNLASVKMKPGNVIRIETSQRSSTASSKQDIANMVRTVFDMGGAKVTFGEGYPGWKPNPHSEILEIAVESYKRLFGVDAKVKAIHAGLECGLFLDKYPALDMISFGPTLQGVHSPDERMLIPTVDKFWKHLLDILANVPVKR; this is encoded by the coding sequence ATGGAAAAGAATGAACTGAAACCGGCAGGCGTTTTTCATTATTTCGATGAAATCTGCCAAGTGCCGCGTCCTTCGAAGAAGGAAGAGAAAATGATTGCTTATCTGAAAGCATTCAGTGAGAAACATAAGTTGGAAACACTGGTTGACGAAGCCGGAAACGTCCTCATCAAAAAGCCCGCTACACCGGGTATGGAGAACCGTAAGACCGTAGTACTGCAATCTCACATCGACATGGTGTGCGAAAAGAACAACGATGTGCAGCACGACTTCCTCACCGACCCGATAGAAACCGTAATTGAAGGGGAATGGCTGAAAGCCAAAGGTACAACGCTGGGAGCCGACAACGGTATCGGTGTAGCTACAGAACTGGCTATCCTCGCAGACGACAGCATTCAGCACGGACCTCTGGAATGTCTGTTTACGGTGGACGAAGAAACCGGACTGACAGGTGCCTTTGCCCTGAAAGAAGGTTTCATGAACGGTGATATTCTGTTGAACCTCGACTCGGAAGATGAAGGAGAACTCTTCATCGGCTGTGCAGGAGGTATCGACTCCGTTGCAGAGTTTACATATAAAGAGGTAGACGTACCTGCCGGATATTTCTGCTGCAAGGTGCAGGTAAAAGGATTGAAAGGCGGACACTCCGGTGGAGATATCCATCTGGGACTCGGTAATGCCAATAAGATATTGAACCGTTTCCTGAGTCAGACTTTCCAGAAGTATGATATGTACTTGTGTGAAATAGACGGTGGTAATCTGCGCAATGCCATTGCACGCGAAGCACACGCGGTTATTGCTATACCGGAAGATTACAAGCATGACCTGCGTGCCGATCTGAATATTTTTGCAGCGGAAGTACAAGCTGAGTATGCCGTAGTCGATCCGGGGTTGCAACTCATCTTAGAATCGGAAAACACCCGTGCGAAAGCCATCGACAAAGATACTACGAAGCGTCTGCTGCAAAGCCTCTACGCTTGTCCTCACGGAGTGTACGCTATGAGCCAGGACATTCCCGGACTGGTAGAAACGTCTACAAACCTTGCATCCGTCAAGATGAAGCCGGGCAACGTTATCCGCATCGAAACCAGCCAACGCAGTTCTACCGCTTCGTCTAAGCAAGATATAGCCAATATGGTACGTACCGTATTCGATATGGGAGGCGCCAAAGTTACTTTCGGTGAAGGCTATCCGGGCTGGAAACCTAATCCACACTCTGAAATACTGGAAATCGCCGTCGAGTCATACAAACGTTTATTCGGTGTAGATGCCAAGGTGAAAGCTATCCATGCCGGACTGGAATGCGGTCTGTTCCTCGATAAGTATCCGGCGCTGGATATGATTTCCTTTGGTCCTACTTTGCAGGGTGTGCACTCTCCCGATGAACGGATGCTGATTCCTACAGTAGATAAGTTCTGGAAACACCTGCTGGATATCCTGGCTAATGTTCCCGTAAAGAGATAA
- a CDS encoding polysaccharide lyase 6 family protein has translation MMKKLCVLLLLTVSLFANAKEYTFSPKDVPAMKQLLGSGNLQPGDAVVLKDGTYHNLEEIHFTGKGVFGKPIVWRAENPGRAVVSGKLRLKIYGEYLQLEDLLFYKAWAIGHDMIDFQREKGEYASYCRMTRCVIDECNDPQKGERPNEGDEYWVGLRGTNNRIDHCYFANKRVGGLVLQVWLSADNHLNNHLIDHNFFGERQPYGGNGAEIIRIGHSWSSQLESRTIVEDNVFFRCSGENEIISVKSCHNVLRRNLFYESAGGLVCRHGHYNVIEANTFIGHNLRGTAGIRIINQGHTVYDNYIKDVRSFGLLVRVGVYERPTAETDVKQEPLTSYHRVENVDIAYNTFLNSSLELGSGRGEKMPRNVRFAHNLFAGQTPELKIVRADEVLPGFLLLDNQWAFSDKNALSAVSYEQVREGFKPIDMPSGLEQKEKERIDACIFTAGPTWYKAVNENVNYINTNR, from the coding sequence ATGATGAAAAAACTTTGTGTTCTTTTGCTTTTAACAGTGTCACTCTTTGCCAATGCCAAAGAGTATACATTTTCACCGAAAGATGTTCCGGCGATGAAACAGTTGCTGGGTAGTGGAAATTTGCAGCCGGGGGATGCCGTTGTACTGAAAGACGGAACGTATCATAATCTGGAAGAAATACATTTTACGGGTAAAGGGGTTTTCGGTAAGCCGATTGTCTGGCGGGCTGAGAATCCCGGAAGGGCTGTTGTTTCGGGGAAGTTAAGGCTGAAGATATATGGAGAGTATCTGCAACTGGAGGATTTACTCTTTTATAAGGCGTGGGCCATAGGGCATGATATGATTGATTTTCAGAGGGAGAAAGGAGAATATGCATCTTATTGCCGGATGACTCGTTGTGTGATTGATGAGTGTAATGACCCCCAAAAAGGCGAACGCCCGAATGAAGGGGATGAATACTGGGTTGGATTACGAGGAACAAATAACCGGATAGACCACTGCTATTTTGCTAATAAACGGGTAGGAGGACTGGTTTTACAGGTATGGCTAAGTGCTGATAACCACTTGAACAATCATCTGATAGATCATAATTTTTTCGGCGAACGTCAGCCTTATGGTGGTAATGGAGCAGAAATTATTCGTATCGGACACTCTTGGTCTTCTCAGTTGGAATCTCGGACAATTGTTGAGGACAATGTCTTTTTCAGGTGTAGCGGGGAAAATGAGATTATTTCTGTGAAGTCCTGTCATAATGTGTTGCGCAGAAACTTGTTTTATGAATCCGCCGGAGGACTGGTTTGTCGCCATGGACATTACAATGTGATAGAGGCAAATACATTTATAGGGCATAATCTGCGTGGAACTGCCGGTATTCGTATCATTAATCAGGGACATACGGTTTACGATAATTATATTAAAGATGTAAGGTCATTTGGACTGTTGGTGCGCGTGGGAGTCTACGAACGCCCTACGGCGGAAACGGATGTGAAGCAAGAACCGTTAACTTCATACCATCGGGTAGAGAATGTGGATATCGCTTATAATACTTTTCTGAATAGTTCTTTGGAGTTAGGATCAGGTCGCGGAGAAAAGATGCCCCGTAATGTTCGTTTTGCCCATAATTTGTTCGCAGGACAAACTCCTGAATTGAAGATAGTGAGAGCGGACGAAGTACTTCCCGGTTTTTTATTGCTGGATAATCAGTGGGCATTTTCTGATAAGAATGCCCTTTCAGCTGTTTCTTATGAACAGGTGAGAGAAGGATTTAAACCGATTGACATGCCTTCCGGTTTGGAACAAAAGGAAAAAGAACGGATAGATGCCTGTATCTTTACTGCCGGTCCGACATGGTATAAGGCAGTGAATGAGAATGTAAACTATATCAATACGAACCGCTAA
- a CDS encoding OmpH family outer membrane protein encodes MKRLNYLVNGLAALALIVLFSQCTGKADNQTATTSGQASGELSGMKIAYVEIDTLLSQYNFCIDLNEGMVKKSENVRLTINQKARELEKQKQDFQTKVQNNAYLSQERAQQEYNRIAKLEQDLQALGNKLQSELMSENEKNSLQLRDSINAFLKEYNKTKGYSMIISNTGFDNLLYADSIYNITKEIVDGLNARYSSPAPAKK; translated from the coding sequence ATGAAGAGATTGAACTACCTCGTAAACGGTTTGGCTGCCCTTGCACTTATCGTTTTATTTTCTCAGTGTACAGGTAAAGCTGATAATCAAACGGCAACTACGTCAGGACAAGCTTCAGGTGAACTTTCTGGAATGAAGATTGCTTATGTTGAAATAGATACGCTTCTGTCACAATATAATTTCTGCATCGACCTGAATGAAGGTATGGTAAAGAAGAGTGAAAATGTTCGTTTGACGATAAATCAGAAAGCTCGGGAATTAGAAAAACAGAAACAGGATTTCCAGACCAAAGTACAGAATAATGCATATCTTTCTCAGGAAAGAGCACAGCAGGAATACAACCGTATTGCTAAACTGGAACAAGACTTGCAGGCTTTAGGCAATAAATTGCAGTCAGAGTTGATGAGCGAAAACGAAAAGAACAGCTTGCAATTGCGTGATTCTATCAATGCTTTCCTGAAAGAGTATAATAAGACAAAGGGATACAGCATGATCATCAGCAATACCGGTTTTGATAACCTGTTGTATGCTGACAGCATCTATAATATTACAAAAGAAATCGTAGATGGATTGAATGCAAGATATTCTTCTCCGGCACCGGCTAAGAAATAA
- a CDS encoding endopygalactorunase, with the protein MRNTLLGMKFILLKTFLVLLLLGVAGTNIQAGELYPWQLTRDSLLLFEGTTNRYTVDTPENAGLSSILPSVEALKEQLFHSGSGIYRLFTSTGQEKTEGFPANGDYLQSSSKKRLPVGIRKGALPPLIKLDRTAFTIKTAGNLTLDFYAGQRSPMTTVTIRVPEGIDITLDNTTVNVIGRGEVILRDLPKQSIGRTGTNYSYKKVGDVEIRKDGKNGTLLIFKDLDFRPSNGPDIRLCFRGVAIPEKGNYTFEADYITSQPEVLHSPIAIATFEGVTTVADFTRTPLRAFTYKKDWDLSFTSFYWTTPRNAESVTLLLSEDRGKTWKPVRTEILPDDDFAAVGRLNPNQLYAFKLLVKGGDNQGESNIAWFYSGLQDIKTTGVKGDGIADDTETINKAIIEMNKLGGGILRFTAGTYNVRTVHLLSDVWLHLDADATIQGLPGGDVPETTWFSDRAYRSGLSPTDPRPYADPENYLTKQDVGHTFFRNAMFFGERIDNVKIVGTGRITGNGNLVTSDKVMNNAPEKRCDKMFSLKLCTNIEIGGWNIGKDMWYDPQKDEPYYIDTDNRKNYDVSNMLHIDQGGHFVLLATGTDGIHVHDTYFAKHNTRNARDIYDFMACNDVTVTNIYSRVSSDDIVKPGSDCSLGFTRPARNYMVRNIVGDTNCNLFQIGSETADDIQDLYVDNIYVLGANKAGFSISTNDGGYVKNVYLNSGKTGPIHSRSVMHRTRAPFFISISNRGRVLGADVAPFTFTENGSVRKELLVTNSDIGQVENIVICGVDIDEVYGGSSFRGDRWKAYDGSQSTATPIIAGFKLPDTEVVEGGLTFRLPNGQHTGYIKNVQFHDVNLLVKGGHPVEDAEAYPPEIGVGRYNVGDLKIQPSFGFWARHVKGFLLDNCSISAEQKDGRYAVVLDDVIGAEIRNLKVKEGITDKENVKSLRSEKVIIK; encoded by the coding sequence ATGAGAAATACACTATTGGGTATGAAGTTTATACTATTAAAAACTTTTCTTGTTCTTTTGCTGCTGGGAGTGGCAGGAACAAATATACAGGCAGGTGAATTGTATCCCTGGCAACTAACGCGTGACTCTTTATTATTGTTTGAAGGTACTACCAATCGTTATACTGTAGACACTCCCGAGAATGCAGGGTTAAGTTCCATTTTGCCCTCAGTTGAAGCTTTGAAGGAGCAATTGTTTCATTCCGGTTCTGGTATTTATCGTCTTTTTACTTCTACCGGACAGGAGAAAACGGAAGGTTTCCCCGCTAATGGCGATTATTTGCAATCATCTTCTAAAAAGCGTTTGCCTGTGGGGATACGTAAAGGGGCATTGCCGCCTCTGATTAAGTTGGATCGTACTGCATTTACTATAAAGACTGCGGGAAATCTGACACTTGATTTCTATGCAGGGCAACGTAGTCCGATGACTACTGTTACTATCCGTGTACCGGAAGGTATTGACATAACGTTGGATAATACAACGGTAAATGTAATAGGCCGTGGAGAAGTAATTCTCCGTGATTTGCCTAAGCAGTCTATCGGAAGAACCGGAACCAACTATTCTTATAAAAAAGTTGGAGATGTGGAAATACGTAAAGATGGGAAGAATGGCACTCTGTTGATATTTAAAGATTTGGATTTCCGTCCCTCTAACGGACCTGATATCCGTCTTTGTTTCCGTGGAGTGGCAATACCGGAAAAGGGGAACTATACATTCGAGGCTGATTATATAACCTCTCAACCTGAAGTCTTGCATAGTCCGATTGCCATTGCAACTTTTGAAGGTGTGACGACCGTTGCCGATTTTACCCGTACTCCCTTACGGGCATTTACGTATAAAAAAGATTGGGATTTATCATTCACTTCTTTCTACTGGACAACTCCTCGTAATGCGGAATCCGTGACTTTGTTATTATCTGAGGATAGGGGAAAGACTTGGAAACCTGTAAGAACGGAGATATTACCGGATGATGATTTTGCTGCCGTCGGCCGGTTGAATCCTAATCAACTGTATGCTTTTAAATTACTTGTGAAAGGAGGAGATAATCAGGGCGAATCAAATATAGCTTGGTTCTATTCCGGTTTGCAGGATATCAAGACTACGGGAGTAAAAGGAGATGGAATAGCAGACGATACGGAAACTATAAACAAAGCTATTATAGAGATGAATAAGTTGGGTGGGGGTATTCTGCGATTCACGGCAGGTACCTATAATGTGAGGACGGTTCATCTGTTGAGCGATGTTTGGCTGCATCTGGATGCAGATGCCACAATTCAGGGACTTCCGGGTGGTGATGTGCCGGAAACGACCTGGTTTAGTGACCGGGCTTACCGTTCGGGACTTTCTCCTACCGATCCTCGCCCTTATGCCGATCCGGAAAACTATCTGACGAAGCAGGATGTGGGACATACATTTTTCCGTAATGCAATGTTCTTTGGAGAACGTATTGATAATGTGAAGATTGTGGGTACAGGACGTATCACGGGTAATGGTAATCTGGTTACTTCTGATAAAGTAATGAATAATGCTCCCGAGAAACGTTGCGACAAAATGTTCTCTTTGAAACTTTGTACCAATATTGAAATTGGAGGCTGGAATATAGGTAAAGATATGTGGTATGATCCACAAAAAGATGAGCCCTACTATATAGATACGGATAATCGGAAGAATTATGATGTCAGCAATATGCTGCATATAGATCAGGGAGGGCATTTTGTTTTGTTGGCTACAGGTACTGATGGTATTCATGTGCATGATACCTATTTTGCCAAACATAATACCCGGAATGCCCGTGATATTTACGACTTTATGGCATGTAATGATGTAACGGTGACGAACATTTATTCGCGTGTCAGTTCGGATGATATTGTGAAACCGGGTTCGGATTGTTCATTAGGTTTTACCCGTCCGGCACGTAACTATATGGTACGCAATATAGTTGGAGATACCAATTGTAACCTGTTCCAGATAGGTTCGGAAACAGCGGATGATATTCAGGATTTATACGTGGATAATATTTATGTACTGGGTGCCAATAAAGCAGGTTTCTCCATATCTACCAATGATGGCGGATATGTAAAAAATGTCTATCTGAATAGTGGAAAGACAGGACCGATACATTCCCGTTCGGTGATGCATCGTACGCGTGCTCCGTTCTTCATATCTATATCCAATAGAGGCCGTGTGTTGGGTGCCGATGTCGCTCCTTTTACTTTCACGGAAAATGGAAGTGTACGTAAGGAATTGTTGGTAACTAACTCTGATATCGGGCAGGTGGAGAATATTGTGATTTGTGGAGTAGACATTGATGAGGTTTATGGTGGAAGTTCTTTCCGGGGAGATCGCTGGAAAGCATACGATGGCTCTCAAAGTACGGCAACTCCCATCATCGCAGGTTTCAAACTGCCGGATACGGAAGTTGTAGAAGGAGGACTGACATTCCGTTTGCCGAATGGTCAGCATACGGGGTATATTAAAAATGTACAGTTCCATGATGTGAATTTACTTGTGAAAGGCGGACATCCGGTGGAAGATGCAGAAGCGTATCCGCCTGAAATCGGGGTGGGACGTTATAATGTAGGTGATTTGAAAATACAACCTTCTTTTGGTTTCTGGGCGCGTCATGTGAAGGGCTTCCTATTAGATAATTGCAGTATCAGTGCTGAGCAGAAAGATGGGCGTTATGCAGTAGTACTGGATGATGTGATTGGCGCTGAGATTAGGAATCTGAAAGTGAAAGAAGGCATTACGGATAAAGAAAACGTAAAATCGCTCCGTAGTGAAAAGGTTATTATCAAATAA